One segment of Streptomyces sp. NBC_01463 DNA contains the following:
- a CDS encoding lytic transglycosylase, which yields MAAQFGRRLRRGAATTAVAAAAVAALSASQAPGSPLVASEGGEQPAAGSTPSGDGAASGNSPYFTDLPPLNTPNKPGTSTNLPVTGSAESGIPASVLAAYKKAQQTIAGTDAACRLPWQLLAAIGKVESGQARGGRVDAQGTTFSPILGPALNGQGFALIKDTDNGVYDGDSTHDRAVGPMQFIPSTWETWGQDGNADGRRDPNNIYDAALAAGRYLCAGSRDLSLAADLDRAVLSYNHSDEYLRTVRTWFDYYNRGTHEVPDGTGVLPAETGTGTHPDLGPGTSGGSPSPSSSPSGSPTPNPKPPTTPTPKPPMKPSPTPTDPGRPTTPTTPTPTPEPTPTPDLAAVQNAGTGELTATAGDAFAERIKARAKSNLGKPLAKVSVTFTVAGDTDAAFDGGKKSVTLATGADGTVTAPVLKAGEKTGAFTVRATATGTSLPAVTYQAAVTARQADAIARTGTAKLTAVAGQTFADVTAKATFKGAAADRVAVTATMITDDEKPAENDKGPYFTDDEGDPVRTLALTTGADGTVTLPKIYADGAAGTYKLRLTTEGGGSVVIELTVEAPAAA from the coding sequence ATGGCAGCGCAATTCGGTCGCCGACTTCGCAGAGGGGCGGCCACGACTGCCGTGGCAGCCGCCGCTGTGGCGGCACTCTCCGCATCGCAGGCCCCCGGCTCACCCCTGGTGGCGTCCGAGGGAGGCGAGCAGCCGGCCGCCGGATCGACGCCCTCGGGCGACGGCGCCGCGTCGGGCAACTCGCCCTACTTCACGGACCTGCCGCCGCTGAACACGCCCAACAAGCCGGGCACCTCCACCAATCTGCCCGTGACAGGCAGTGCGGAATCGGGCATACCGGCCTCGGTCCTGGCGGCGTACAAGAAGGCCCAGCAGACCATCGCGGGCACGGACGCCGCCTGCCGGCTGCCGTGGCAGCTCCTCGCCGCGATCGGCAAGGTGGAGTCCGGCCAGGCCCGCGGCGGCCGCGTCGACGCGCAGGGCACCACGTTCTCCCCGATCCTCGGACCGGCCCTCAACGGCCAGGGCTTCGCCCTGATCAAGGACACCGACAACGGTGTCTACGACGGCGACTCGACGCACGACCGGGCGGTCGGCCCGATGCAGTTCATCCCGTCGACCTGGGAGACCTGGGGCCAGGACGGCAACGCCGACGGCCGCAGGGACCCGAACAACATCTACGACGCGGCGCTCGCCGCCGGGCGCTACCTCTGCGCCGGCTCGCGCGACCTGTCGCTCGCCGCCGACCTGGACCGGGCGGTCCTGAGCTACAACCACTCGGACGAGTATCTGCGTACCGTCCGCACCTGGTTCGACTACTACAACCGCGGCACCCACGAGGTGCCGGACGGTACCGGTGTCCTGCCGGCCGAGACCGGCACGGGGACCCATCCGGACCTCGGCCCCGGCACCTCGGGCGGCTCCCCGTCGCCGTCCTCCTCGCCGTCCGGATCGCCGACGCCGAACCCCAAGCCTCCGACGACGCCGACCCCCAAGCCTCCGATGAAGCCGAGCCCCACGCCCACGGACCCGGGCCGTCCGACGACGCCGACGACCCCGACGCCGACGCCCGAGCCCACGCCGACCCCGGACCTCGCCGCCGTGCAGAACGCGGGCACCGGCGAGCTGACCGCGACGGCGGGCGACGCGTTCGCCGAGCGGATCAAGGCCCGGGCGAAGAGCAACCTCGGCAAGCCGCTCGCCAAGGTGTCCGTGACCTTCACCGTCGCCGGTGACACGGACGCCGCGTTCGACGGCGGGAAGAAGTCCGTCACCCTGGCCACCGGGGCCGACGGCACCGTTACCGCGCCGGTGCTGAAGGCGGGCGAGAAGACCGGTGCGTTCACCGTGCGCGCGACGGCCACCGGCACCTCGCTGCCCGCCGTCACCTACCAGGCGGCCGTCACCGCCCGGCAGGCCGACGCCATCGCCAGGACGGGCACCGCGAAGCTGACCGCCGTCGCGGGCCAGACCTTCGCCGACGTCACCGCCAAGGCGACGTTCAAGGGCGCGGCCGCCGACCGGGTCGCCGTCACCGCCACCATGATCACCGACGACGAGAAGCCGGCGGAGAACGACAAGGGCCCGTACTTCACGGACGACGAGGGGGACCCGGTCCGCACCCTCGCGCTCACCACCGGGGCCGACGGCACGGTCACCCTGCCGAAGATCTACGCCGACGGCGCCGCGGGCACGTACAAGCTGCGCCTCACCACCGAGGGCGGCGGCTCGGTCGTCATCGAGCTGACGGTCGAGGCCCCCGCCGCCGCCTGA
- a CDS encoding SPW_0924 family protein, with the protein MRALVAAAIGLAAALALVLTISAIGAPPGETSPKPLLTTVPGPKN; encoded by the coding sequence ATGCGTGCCCTAGTCGCCGCCGCCATCGGACTGGCCGCCGCCCTCGCCCTCGTGCTCACCATCAGTGCGATCGGCGCCCCACCCGGCGAGACCTCACCCAAACCCCTGCTGACCACGGTCCCGGGTCCGAAGAACTAG
- a CDS encoding DUF3068 domain-containing protein, with protein sequence MRRRASLVLLAFAVFFAAMSPLLRWYAFPRLAKIPPNQYQETVLEAKPATLLNYSTLKSEKVDKITIVQTLKGNVEESDKIERSAGRDVVVWDALSYIQGPDGKMVSKIPERYIFDAHSQDPVHATGESVDGDPVSREGIEFKWPFLTEKRDYEYFDAQTRTSAPIHYEGTQKFRGLDVYYFEQTIPWTKVPMPKTMPIKGITPAQIAKTGMTRWYTTKRMFWVDPVTGAPVNGEEVHKEELRNAKAMGMSQDTVTVFAGHVKMREDYIVSITDLVKSQRLLVLLLTSYLPWGFLVLAVLLLALSLWLEARSRRPDEAETAGRKEPEPAPTPA encoded by the coding sequence ATGCGCCGCCGAGCCAGCCTCGTACTCCTGGCCTTCGCCGTCTTCTTCGCCGCGATGTCACCGCTGCTGCGCTGGTACGCCTTCCCGCGGCTGGCGAAGATACCGCCGAACCAGTACCAGGAGACGGTGCTGGAGGCGAAGCCCGCGACCCTGCTCAACTACAGCACGCTCAAGTCCGAGAAGGTCGACAAGATCACCATCGTGCAGACCCTCAAGGGCAATGTGGAGGAGTCCGACAAGATCGAGCGCAGCGCCGGCCGCGACGTCGTCGTGTGGGACGCGCTCTCCTACATCCAGGGTCCCGACGGCAAGATGGTCTCCAAGATCCCCGAGCGCTACATCTTCGACGCCCACAGCCAGGACCCCGTCCACGCCACCGGCGAGTCGGTCGACGGGGACCCGGTCAGCCGCGAGGGCATCGAGTTCAAGTGGCCCTTCCTCACCGAGAAGCGCGACTACGAGTACTTCGACGCCCAGACCCGCACCAGCGCGCCCATCCACTACGAGGGCACCCAGAAGTTCCGCGGCCTGGACGTCTACTACTTCGAGCAGACCATCCCGTGGACGAAGGTCCCGATGCCGAAGACGATGCCGATCAAGGGCATCACCCCGGCGCAGATCGCCAAGACCGGCATGACCCGCTGGTACACCACCAAGCGGATGTTCTGGGTCGACCCGGTCACCGGGGCGCCGGTCAACGGCGAGGAGGTCCACAAGGAGGAGCTGCGGAACGCGAAGGCGATGGGCATGTCCCAGGACACCGTCACCGTGTTCGCCGGGCACGTGAAGATGCGCGAGGACTACATCGTCTCGATCACCGACCTGGTCAAGTCCCAGCGCCTGCTGGTCCTGCTGCTGACCTCGTACCTGCCCTGGGGCTTCCTCGTCCTCGCCGTCCTCCTGCTGGCCCTGTCGCTGTGGCTGGAGGCCCGCTCGCGGCGGCCGGACGAGGCGGAGACGGCCGGGCGCAAGGAACCGGAACCCGCCCCTACTC